A portion of the Candida dubliniensis CD36 chromosome R, complete sequence genome contains these proteins:
- a CDS encoding DNA-directed RNA polymerase III subunit, putative (Similar to S. cerevisiae RPC3) — MDEIQMETARTQSPKSYLYTTLATTHLGEIASCIISILISNGRLTAKEISNRTKIPFKNIKSALVSLIQLNCIYYWQEDKNGKFYYSLKETGLLLFVYSGDIINHIKRQYGDEEAEIIQNILIHGHVKIEDYLNQFNQQDDKSKSNSMKINQENKFLKLFNDNWLIKLQDFHFHSLDDIWNKIFQECLKETPRSSVTSEIKRVAEAQAKAKIKLNTLLESGGSGGDVYTEINGIKKLKPELVVTFNLSRFQKHLRTNAFVNMVRSKIGVLTAIIYNAALKYIEIKSPSLEYPLLNIPGLINDPKDVKEYILSMENKLVNEKKITFSARDIQRLLPKEIDFKSSIITPTFAKPKRPLENGDNSNNNNNTSSSPTSKKIKLEDGIASSVSTSTSSSSSSSNGSLVDLNIIEQHLKLLLNGTNTPFVNEISPGNYTIPFSHLTNILKQNNFESLVKATLGDYAFRILRCVKSMKLCDEKTISNGALLKEKTVRSELYHLIKANIIEIQEVPRSADRAASKTFYLFRYKNNNNSFNYLINCLIYDMAEILNRIQDFKSEHKILLEKYKLVEGQEDQYLLDRELKLLNDLQLREIKNLVKFQRIKSLYSLYNLVD, encoded by the coding sequence ATGGATGAAATACAAATGGAAACAGCGAGAACACAATCTCCCAAATCATATTTATATACCACTTTGGCAACAACTCATCTTGGAGAGATTGCATCATgtataatatcaattttaatttctaaTGGGAGATTAACTGCTAAAGAAATTAGTAATCGTACGAAAATCCCTTTCAAGAATATTAAATCTGCTTTAGTAtcattaattcaattaaattgtaTATATTATTGGCAAGAAGACAAAAATGggaaattttattattcattaaaagaaactgggttattattatttgtatATAGTGGagatattattaatcatATTAAAAGACAATATGGAGATGAAGAAGCagaaattattcaaaatatattgattcaTGGACATgttaaaattgaagattatttaaatcaatttaatcaGCAAGATGATAAATCTAAATCTAATTCAATGAAAAttaatcaagaaaataagtttttgaaattatttaatgataattggTTAATTAAATTACAAGATTTCCATTTCCATTCATTAGATGATATTTggaataaaatttttcaagaaTGTTTAAAAGAAACTCCAAGATCATCAGTTACTTCTGAAATTAAACGAGTTGCTGAAGCTCAAGCTAAAgctaaaataaaattaaatacaTTATTAGAATCgggtggtagtggtggtgatgtATATACTGAAATTAATGggataaagaaattgaaaccaGAATTGGTTGTTacatttaatttatcacGATTTCAAAAACATTTACGAACTAATGCATTTGTAAATATGGTTAGATCGAAAATTGGAGTATTGACAGctattatttataatgCGGCtttaaaatatattgaaattaaaagtCCATCATTAGAATAtccattattaaatattcctggattaattaatgatccCAAAGATGTTAAAGAATATATTCTTTCTATGGAAAATAAATTggttaatgaaaaaaaaattacattTTCAGCAAGAGATATTCAAAGACTTTTaccaaaagaaatagatttTAAAAGTTCAATCATTACTCCAACTTTTGCTAAACCTAAACGACCATTAGAAAATGGtgacaacagcaacaacaacaacaacacctcatcatcaccaacatCGAAAAAGATCAAACTTGAAGATGGTATTGCTTCTTCTGTTTCCACTTCCACttcctcatcatcatcatcatcaaatggTAGTTTGGTTGATTTGAACATTATAGAACaacatttgaaattattacttAATGGTACCAATACACCATttgttaatgaaatttcTCCTGGTAATTATACAATTCCATTTTCTCATTTAACCaatattttaaaacaaaataattttgaatcattAGTTAAAGCTACATTGGGGGATTATGCTTTTAGAATTTTACGATGTGTTAAATCTATGAAATTATGTGATGAAAAAACTATATCTAATGGAgcattattaaaagaaaaaactgTTAGAAGTGAactttatcatttaattaaagctaatataattgaaattcaagAAGTTCCTCGTAGTGCTGATAGAGCTGCATCGAaaactttttatttatttcgatataaaaataataataatagttttaattatttaatcaattgtttaatttatGATATGGCAGAAATTTTAAATCGAATTCAAGATTTTAAACTGGAacataaaatattattagaaaaatataaattagtTGAAGGTCAAGAAGATCAATATTTACTTGATCGTGagttaaaattattaaatgatttacaaCTTcgagaaattaaaaatttggttaaatttcaaagaattaaaagTTTATATAGTCTTTATAATTTAGTTGATTAA
- a CDS encoding clathrin Adaptor Protein complex large chain, putative (Similar to S. cerevisiae APL4): protein MASLRSFIKSVRKAKTIADERSVVQKESAAIRTSFRDPGLDQTTRRINISKLLYLYIMGEKTHFGQVECLKLLASPRFADKRLGYLACMLILDENQEVLTLLTNSLDNDMQHPNSFIVGLALCCLGNIASPELARDLYTNVETIIDSKNVYLKKKACIVAAKLIEKEPELAEFFITKINSLINEKQPSLLLGTIRLIQALYFASEESRPILIKTIPKLVADLKRTTTSGYQPDYDVTGTTDPFLQVSLLETLRILARDEQCPPQYLEQINDILTQVASNLDSGKNAAHAILYECVKTIFAIQSDQSLKILGVNILGKFLSTKDNNTRYVALDTLLTVVTIEPMAVQRHRSTIVNCLSDGDISIRRRALELSFGILNEQNIRVLAREILTFLERCNDQELKSYVTSQLTIAANKYSPNDKWHFDTLIRMLKVGGNALTPDIISNILALILQCNDSELKKHIASKLVASCLETTNQYGLALITSWTMGEYGDLILGNTVEVNGKTITITEQKLSQLIDDLINNTNFSESETIQLTSYILTSIIKLSIKFKDNQVIEHLRLILNGKTHDPNLEIQTRAVEYQQIFGQDSTLKRGLLARMPPPPVKQRQALTLHKSTANASTTTTNKSLKKSTNETTGGGSDNLLLDLMDDIVSTPTNQQQQGDVISDIFGGGSSSTNSGSNTNKSTINNAAILDLFNSTTTTTTSSINPAGGSIQEIPAFENNDVRISFIPKSFPQTGEAIIEAIIRSKINDNIDQFQLLIAVPKSQKLTISSTSGGDSLIGGSATTTNESIRQTLKIVGKQGAKIKLRVKVKYHINNNENNSVEDQFDFAGFENNL, encoded by the coding sequence ATGGCATCACTTAgatcatttattaaaagtGTTAGGAAAGCCAAAACGATAGCTGATGAAAGATCAGTAGTCCAAAAAGAATCAGCAGCCATCAGAACATCATTTAGAGACCCTGGTCTTGATCAAACCACTAGACGTATCAACATTTCCAAACTTTTATACTTGTATATAATGGGAGAAAAAACACATTTTGGACAGGTTGAATGTCTTAAATTATTAGCATCACCAAGATTTGCTGATAAAAGATTAGGATATTTGGCATGTATGTTGATATTGGATGAAAATCAAGAAGTTTTAACTTTATTGACCAATTCATTAGATAATGACATGCAACATCCTAATTCTTTTATAGTTGGATTAGCTCTTTGTTGTCTTGGTAATATTGCCTCGCCAGAGTTGGCTAGAGATTTATATACTAATGTTGAAACTATTATTGATTCGAAAAATGtttatttaaagaaaaaggcCTGTATAGTTGCTgctaaattaattgaaaaggAACCTGAATTGGCagaatttttcattacgaaaatcaattcattaattaatgaaaagCAACcaagtttattattaggGACCATTAGATTAATTCAAGCATTATATTTTGCTTCGGAAGAATCTCGaccaattttaattaaaaccATTCCTAAATTAGTTGCTGATTTAAAACGAACTACTACTAGTGGTTATCAACCCGATTATGATGTTACAGGAACTACTGATCCATTTTTACAAGTTCTGTTATTGGAAACATTAAGAATATTAGCCCGTGATGAACAATGTCCACCACAATATTTGGAACaaataaatgatatattAACTCAAGTGGCATCTAATTTAGATAGTGGGAAAAATGCTGCTCATGCCATTTTATATGAATGTGTGAAAACTATATTTGCTATTCAATCAGATCaatcattgaaaattttgGGGGTCAATATTTTAGGGAAATTTTTATCGActaaagataataataccCGATATGTGGCATTAGATACATTGTTGACAGTAGTAACAATTGAACCAATGGCAGTACAAAGACATAGATCTACCATTGTCAATTGTTTATCTGATGGTGATATTTCTATTCGAAGAAGAGCATTGGAATTATCATTTGGTATTCTTAATGAACAAAATATTCGTGTATTAGCAAGAGAAATTTTAACATTTTTAGAAAGATGTAATgatcaagaattgaaatcttATGTTACATCTCAATTGACTATTGCTGCTAATAAATATTCTCCTAATGATAAATGGCATTTTGATACATTAATTAGAATGTTAAAAGTTGGTGGTAATGCGTTAACTCCAGATATAATTTCCAATATTCTTGCCCTTATTTTACAATGTAATGATtctgaattgaaaaaacatATTGCTTCCAAATTAGTTGCTTCATGTTTAGAAACGACTAATCAATATGGATTAGCATTAATTACTAGTTGGACAATGGGGGAATATGGTGATTTAATATTGGGTAATACTGTTGAAGTTAATGGTAAAACCATTACTATTACTGAACAAAAATTGAGTCAActtattgatgatttaattaataataccaATTTTTCTGAATCAgaaacaattcaattgacTTCATATATTTTaacatcaattattaaattatcaattaaatttaaagatAATCAAGTCATTGAACATTTAcgattaatattaaatggCAAAACTCATGATCCTAATTTGGAAATTCAAACTAGAGCAGTTgaatatcaacaaattttcGGTCAAGATAGTACTTTGAAAAGAGGATTATTAGCTCGTATGCCCCCACCACCAGTGAAACAACGTCAAGCATTAACTTTACATAAATCTACTGCCAATGctagtactactactactaataaatcattgaaaaaatcaactaaTGAGACtactggtggtggtagtgataatttattactTGATTTAATGGATGATATTGTTTCAACACCAActaatcaacaacaacaaggaGATGTTATTTCAGATATTTTTGGTGGCGGTAGTAGTAGCACCAATAGTGGCAGTAACAcaaacaaatcaacaattaataatgcGGCAATTTTGGATCTCTTTAATAGcactaccaccacaacaactaGTTCGATAAATCCCGCGGGTGGATCGATACAAGAAATTCCtgcatttgaaaataatgatgtgagaatttcatttataCCAAAATCATTCCCTCAAACTGGTGAAGCTATTATAGAAGCAATAATTAGATCGAAAatcaatgataatattgatcaatttcaattattaattgcGGTACCAAAATCACAAAAATTAACtatttcttcaacttcaGGAGGTGATTCATTAATTGGTGGTAGTGCTACCACCactaatgaatcaattagaCAAACTTTGAAAATTGTTGGTAAACAAGGGgcaaaaattaaattaagaGTTAAAGTGAAATATCATATTAACAATAACGAAAATAATTCTGTTGAagatcaatttgattttgctGGATTTGagaataatttataa
- the RHO1 gene encoding protein Rho1 homologue, putative — translation MVNGPAELRRKLVIVGDGACGKTCLLIVFSKGTFPEVYVPTVFENYVADVEVDGRKVELALWDTAGQEDYDRLRPLSYPDSNVILICFSVDSPDSLDNVLEKWISEVLHFCQGVPIILVGCKSDLRDDPHTIEALRQQQQQPVSTAEGQQVAQRIGAADYLECSAKTGRGVREVFEAATRASLRVKEKKEKKKKCVVL, via the coding sequence ATGGTTAACGGTCCAGCTGAACTTCGTAGAAAATTAGTCATTGTCGGTGATGGTGCTTGTGGTAAGActtgtttattaattgtATTTTCCAAAGGTACTTTCCCAGAAGTTTATGTCCCTActgtttttgaaaattacGTTGCTGATGTCGAAGTCGATGGTAGAAAAGTTGAATTGGCATTATGGGATACTGCTGGTCAAGAAGATTATGATAGATTAAGACCATTATCTTATCCCGATTCTAAtgttattttgatttgtttttcagTTGATTCACCCGATTCTTTAGATAACGTTTTAGAAAAATGGATTTCTGAAGTTTTACATTTCTGTCAAGGAGTTCCAATTATTTTAGTTGGTTGTAAATCTGATTTAAGAGATGATCCTCATACTATTGAAGCTTTaagacaacaacaacaacaaccagtCTCAACTGCTGAAGGTCAACAAGTTGCTCAAAGAATTGGTGCTGCTGATTATTTGGAATGTTCTGCTAAAACTGGTAGAGGTGTTAGAGAAGTTTTTGAAGCTGCCACTAGAGCTTCTTTAAGAgttaaagaaaagaaggaaaagaagaaaaagtgTGTTGTTTTGTAA